The Bacteroides fragilis NCTC 9343 genome includes the window TCAGCTTTATCGGCAATATGTTCGTCAGAAACGTGCTGCTGCCGATGATCTGAAGAGAGAAGCAACGACTTGTCACGATAGTTTGGAGATTATTACCGACGGATATAATTCGCTCTTGGACGGCAAATGGAAATACATGATGTCACTAAGACAAAATTATGATGGAAGCAGTTCCTATTTTATGCTTCCATTGATGGAAGAAAGTTATGTAGCAACGGGTGATCCGAAGTTGGCCGTTCAGGTAGAAAGTGAGCAATTGAATCGGGGAGGTTTTAGTTTCCGGGCTTTACCCGTGTTCAATACTTACTCCCGTAAAAGTCACTGGATCGATGTTTATAATCAGGGGGGAGGAATGTTGGACTGGAAATCGGAACTTTCTGACGAGTGGATCGTTTTGTCTCGTCAGTCGGGCAGTACTCGTACTGAAGATCGTATCCAAGTATCGATCGATTGGAATAAAGTACCATCAGGAGAGAAAGTCACAGGATTTATTGAGTTCTCTACCGGAATGCAGAAAGAACGGGTGCTTGTTTCCGTATTCAATCCGAAGACTCCGGTACGCGACGAATTACAAGGACTTTTCATAGAGGAAAATGGCTACGTATCTCTGCCCGCTACAGCCTTCCACCGTAAGTTTGAGAGTGAAGATGTCAAGATGAGTGTACTTCCCGGTTTGGGCTTTGAAGGTGCTGCCTTGCAAATAGGAAGTCCGATAGCTCCCTTACAGATGTATCGTTCGTCCGAGGTGCCTAGAGTGGAATATGATTTTTATACTTTCAATGCTGGAATGGTTGATGTGTATACCTACGTACTGCCCACTTTCCCTTTGCATGCTGATCGGGATTATAAACTACCGGAGCATACCAATTCGGATACCAAATATAGTGTCCGTATCGATGACGGATCTATTTCTACTCCATCCACTTCAGCCATAGAATATTCCCAGATCTGGTATGACAGTGTGCTGAAAAATTGTAGAGTGAATAAATCCACTCTTTATGTAAAGGCCCCCGGTAAGCATACATTGCAGATTCGCTGTGGAGATCCCGGAACTGTGATTCAGAAAATCGTTATTGATATGGGTGGGCTCAAAAGGTCATATTTAGGACCTGAAACAACTCTTTGCCGTTAATATTATTTTTAATTAACATTCTTGCATGCAGGCTTTCTATGAATATTCTATTTCTATAAGTAGAGAGAACATATTTTGAATATCTAACGAAAAAAGAAATTTATTATGAAGATCTGTTCATGCTTGAATAAAGGAGTTATGATTGCAGTGGCAGTTGTTTGTTCTGCCAGTTTACAGTCTTGTCTGGATGACAATGATAAGTATTATTATGTGGAAGGATTTCCTAATGCTCTTGTTACGGTGAAAAATGCGACTGATGGTTCATTCTTCTTACAGCTGAATGATAGCACGACTTTGTTGCCGACCAATATGTCCTCTTCACCTTTTGGAGATAAAGAAGTCAGGGCATTGGTGAATTATGATGAAGTGAGTGAGTCTGGTGGCAGATATGATAAGGCGGTACAGGTGAACTGGATAGATAGTATTTTGACGAAATCGATTGCCCCGGATTTAGGATCAGAAAATGACGTTGTTTATGGAACAGATCCCGTGGAAATAGTAAACGATTGGGTGACTATTGCGGAAGATGGTTATTTGACCCTACGATTCAGAACAAAATGGGGTGATTATAATAAAGCCCATTTCGTAAATTTATTGTTGGGGCAAAATCCGTCTGACCCATATGAGGTTGAGTTTCGCCATAATGCATATGGCGATACATATGGTACGGTTGGTGATGGTTTGGTAGCCTTTAAGCTGGTGGGACTTCCGGATACGAATGGAAAAACGGTTCCGTTGACTTTGAAATGGAAGTCATTTAGTGGAGATAAATCGGCTGTATTTGATTATTGTACTCAAAAAACCGTTACACCGGCTAAACCGGCCATTGTTTCTGTAAGGAGCAATTTAAATTTAAAATAGTTTTCTTGGGCA containing:
- a CDS encoding NigD1/NigD2 family lipoprotein, giving the protein MKICSCLNKGVMIAVAVVCSASLQSCLDDNDKYYYVEGFPNALVTVKNATDGSFFLQLNDSTTLLPTNMSSSPFGDKEVRALVNYDEVSESGGRYDKAVQVNWIDSILTKSIAPDLGSENDVVYGTDPVEIVNDWVTIAEDGYLTLRFRTKWGDYNKAHFVNLLLGQNPSDPYEVEFRHNAYGDTYGTVGDGLVAFKLVGLPDTNGKTVPLTLKWKSFSGDKSAVFDYCTQKTVTPAKPAIVSVRSNLNLK